The Ignatzschineria rhizosphaerae genome contains a region encoding:
- the gmtX gene encoding gamma-mobile-trio protein GmtX, which yields MDINIDIILADLKDDKVPRTQKNLDKLNDILKAYVESGQRDFSITQMGRVSAAEGGPGYEALRATKNKHYRTLIEAWAAKCKTTTKKPLSPTSRSKSVPQDNKLLERIPDTAVRALFGQIIAERNRYRKEVNLLKQHANITIDKRPVRQFDASAEPSVEVLPSLSGILTESEKKALAYAISDECMEKHNWQTTQAGQVKDMEYNIEIFPRGFATGLRKLLGEVDD from the coding sequence ATGGACATTAATATTGATATCATCTTGGCTGACTTGAAAGACGACAAAGTGCCAAGAACCCAAAAAAACCTAGATAAGCTTAACGACATCCTGAAAGCCTATGTAGAATCGGGGCAGCGTGATTTCTCCATTACACAAATGGGGCGAGTATCAGCAGCAGAGGGTGGCCCAGGTTACGAAGCGTTACGAGCAACCAAAAACAAGCACTACCGCACCTTGATTGAAGCATGGGCAGCAAAGTGCAAAACAACCACCAAAAAGCCGTTATCGCCAACCTCACGCTCTAAGTCTGTTCCACAGGATAATAAACTGCTTGAGCGTATTCCAGACACTGCGGTACGGGCTTTGTTTGGTCAGATTATTGCCGAGCGCAACCGTTATCGCAAAGAGGTTAATCTGCTAAAACAGCACGCGAATATTACCATTGATAAGCGTCCTGTACGTCAGTTTGATGCAAGCGCAGAGCCGAGTGTTGAAGTCTTGCCTTCACTATCTGGCATCTTGACCGAATCCGAGAAGAAAGCCTTAGCCTACGCTATCTCTGACGAATGTATGGAAAAACATAACTGGCAAACCACACAAGCTGGCCAAGTAAAAGACATGGAATACAACATAGAAATATTCCCTAGAGGCTTTGCGACAGGTCTACGCAAGTTGTTAGGTGAGGTAGATGATTAA